In Besnoitia besnoiti strain Bb-Ger1 chromosome I, whole genome shotgun sequence, the genomic window AACGACTCAGGAAATATCGACACTTGTCTCAACTCCTCTGTTTGTTTGCCCTGAGCTCGCTCATGCCATACTCACCAATACCCCCTATACTGCCGACCAGAGGACGGACAGCTGGGCGGTGGGGATTCTAGTTTTCACTGCTGTTTGTGGCAATGATAAGATGCCGTATAATCTTCAACGTTTGACTGAAAAGCCTGGAAACTTCGAGGCACTTTATAGGGCCATTACTGGAGTGAAGAATTCCCAGTGGTCGGTGGCGGACTGCCCGGCGGAGGCTGATTCGGTCACGTTGGAGGTcgtgcgtctgcttctcaaCACGGACAGCGACCGCACCTCCGTTGGTGATCTCGCTGAAACGTACCTCTTTTTCCGGAGTAGTCCTCCGTCACCTACTGATTCTAGTGCAGTTTCGGGACAGGGGatgtcgccctcctcggtGTCCTCTGGTACGCTGTCAACAACCAAGTCTTCCCTACCTCAAGAACCTGCAGAGCCTTCCCCTCCGCCTTCTGGGGCGAAGTCTTCAACGTCTCAGCAGGatgcggcttcttcttctcaaGAACCCCATACACCTcaagacgccgcggaggcgtcgacTTCTCACCAGTCGCCAGGGCCTGCCCCACCCCCAAGCAGTGGAGAGCAACCACTGCACAGTACggtgtcgtcgtcgccggtcGTCACCTTCCATTTTGATGTGTCGTCTAAATCCGGTGAGATAAAGACTGAAGCGGACACGCCCGACGATGGACCGGCACACCAGTCGCCGGGCCTTTCCAAAACACCAGACGGCGAGCAGCCAGGATCCCGCATTCCGGTGCCGAAGTCCACCCATGCGAGCCCGCGCCGGGCAGGgctgtcgccggcgtccgAGGCAGCGAAAACATCACAAAGTCCAGCAAAGGAGGCTTTTCCGGCGGCACCTGTTCACGCTGTGGTGGCTAAGGGTGCAGCTGCTGTGCGGCTTTCCCGAATTCCACGACGGAAACCGTTAGTGCAGCTGCATACCCCCGGCGGCATGTTCGGGCTCAGTCCTCATCCGGCTGTGCGGCGTACACACGCCCAACTGCCCAGGCCCCTGGCGCCTGCTAGGCATGGGCAAGCTGTAGTAGCGCCATACCTTCGCAGACGCAcaccctccgccgcccgccctcctTGGCGTCCATAGTGCCGTTTAATCTGGATGTGCTTGAGATACACTTGCTCCCTAAATCCGCCACCGAGTGGCTGATGAGTAATCGTCGTCCGGTGTGTCTGCAGTTTCAATGCAACCCAATGTCGTGTAGTGGATTGCATTTAGTTATATTTCACATCAAACGCTTTGCCGTGAGCCGTGGCCATTCTGCCTCTCGCATCGGCTTCCCAACATTTATATACAATCTGTGCGAATATCATGATGTTCACGCTGGCCGCGAAAAAGACTCGTGGGGTGGCTTGTTGCGCCGTGTGTGTTACCATCAATGTGTTACATGGATTCGTGTTAACCTCGTGGTGTCTCCCCGTTGCCGATCTTCGTGTAATGGTATTGGTAGCATCGGTGCTGTGGCTAGTACGTTGAGTCCATGTGTGTGGTGACCTAGAGATGCGTAAACTCATGTCGCGGCAGTCCCCGAAAGGGGGTGTTGCACTTGTTTTTTTTGGTTCGTCTTCCACAGCTTCTTGATGATGCTGGTAACGGTTCTCCGGCAGATACGGGCTTTCTCGGCCTTTGACCGTGGTGTGAGCGTTTGTTTTCGTGAGACAGGTAGATTGCCGTGACATGGTGAATGGTGCAGCTTTGTCGCACCGCGACATCCAATCAATAACAATGGTGGAAGTCGTTCGCTGCTATTTCTGTTTGCGGAGCTATAAGGATATATTTCAGCGTGTAGCGAAATCACTCGCACTGCGGGATATCGTGTAGTGCTTACTTCACGTGATTCAGGgatgttttttttttttccattATGTTTCGGCAACAGTGTGTAGTAACTTCGGTATTGTGCTGCAATTTCACAGTGACGTGTTTGTGGCATGAGCAGCCTTTGTTGAAACTTTAACGTTTCGTGCCACTGCAGAAACTTAAAAACTCGCCAGGTACTGCCACGATCTAATGAGAAGAAATTAAAGAGTACGGTCAACGAAGTAAAATTGTCGCATTCTACACACACGGCCTGCAAgtcgagaaaaaaaacaggacagaggcgagagaagcgtGAACGCATCAGTCATCCACGTGGTGGCGGCGTCGGTAGCACGGGTTACTACGTATACCACTGGCGATATAACTAGATGTCAGGCTTCCGATGGTGTGCGCGGGACTTCAGTATTCGGTTCTTGACGGCTACACTCTTCTGAAGAGAGCCAGTGGGAGAGCTGCGTAATTAAAGTGCACTGGCCTCGCCAGCAGGTTGCACAGCGAGTGTCTTCCGCCGATCGGCCTCTCGATGGTAGGGCCCCTTCCTGCGAAAATGTCATGCGGCGTTCGGTACGCACTGTCCTGCGTGCAGTAACTGGCAAACACAGGCAGAGTGTAGTAGTGCGTGGTTTCACCCCCCGGGATGCCTGGCTCAGCGGGAGGCAGTGTCGTGCAAAGTGCGCCCGTTGTAGATTTGCCTTGTGCGCTCGACCCTCTAGCAGTCGCAGTAAGAGCGTCCACTGGGGGACCTCCCGCTTCCGTGGAGGCCCCTAGCGTGTGAGTGCTATCCCTATCATACCAGCGGCGTGTCAGCGTCCCACTCGTGACTCCAATTACTAACAGTCGCGCCGGCACCCGCATCGCAGCCCTCCAAAAGCCACTGCCAGCTCTCAGGGAACAAGCTAGTCTTACCCGGTGTTCTCCAGAAGGGTTGGCCTACTTCCACTAAATGTCAAAACTTCGGTCCAACTGGTGCTGTCCAGCAGGGATCCACGTGTGACACAACCGAGCTGCCTTGTGGAAGTCTGGCCATCGATGAAGCCGTTATCGGCAGTTGAAAGCTTGGAGAATCTGTGTGGCTGTGAGG contains:
- a CDS encoding hypothetical protein (encoded by transcript BESB_004510), which translates into the protein MVAKRIALFCLALGIAGQVTQDATAHFLKTAFSRRLGHRNARHVLLHQSSYVSAGGAEVASSDKSATPMSFGSLPPEPPGHPALLQHSTAGLSPAALELLNGDSPSEEESKKIMLELVSSSLTEQQLPDTDPVKNALMKLYPPGATIELRSLEPGPPPQTFIAGRVTNRGGFGVVMKVKSKATGQEYAMKFLYKPLASTMEMLIAGKQLEENFAEEMQSVKIFAGLGVSADELVSEYHVAVPSLVGQIETTRRGNMMSSGSVAFSTKVVLMPLLVGSLEKLPQLSTLQQRALLRQVVTAVAGIHRLKLSHGDVKGSNMMVAHDGSVTLIDFGTVCPFQTTQEISTLVSTPLFVCPELAHAILTNTPYTADQRTDSWAVGILVFTAVCGNDKMPYNLQRLTEKPGNFEALYRAITGVKNSQWSVADCPAEADSVTLEVVRLLLNTDSDRTSVGDLAETYLFFRSSPPSPTDSSAVSGQGMSPSSVSSGTLSTTKSSLPQEPAEPSPPPSGAKSSTSQQDAASSSQEPHTPQDAAEASTSHQSPGPAPPPSSGEQPLHSTVSSSPVVTFHFDVSSKSGEIKTEADTPDDGPAHQSPGLSKTPDGEQPGSRIPVPKSTHASPRRAGLSPASEAAKTSQSPAKEAFPAAPVHAVVAKGAAAVRLSRIPRRKPLVQLHTPGGMFGLSPHPAVRRTHAQLPRPLAPARHGQAVVAPYLRRRTPSAARPPWRP